In Fibrobacter succinogenes, a single genomic region encodes these proteins:
- a CDS encoding DUF6544 family protein → MKKKFMTFLIIAAAIILLLTIWFNIPYSPVKTQFRNDVEARLQSAATLANVNAEKSGTQAQTLDSASIANLPPLIQKYLETSGYIGSPKRSHLTMEYKDVDFGMGVNKPRIKIDYTHVDFADSPERLAFIDSKMLGIPFQGYDYYMNGKGGMKGVLAKLVTLFDQTGPTMDKACLITYLAEAFFLPEALLKDFITFKQVDDHTIEATITNKGVTATGIFHFNDAYEMTSFTTNDRGQISPDGTIEYTPWEAQCENYKTYSDGIKRPTVFRAVWKNKDSDFVYFDGEISKVNGAIRP, encoded by the coding sequence ATGAAGAAAAAATTTATGACCTTCTTGATTATCGCCGCCGCCATCATTTTGCTTTTGACAATTTGGTTCAACATTCCCTATTCGCCTGTCAAAACGCAGTTCCGCAATGATGTCGAGGCAAGGTTGCAAAGCGCCGCAACTCTCGCAAACGTAAACGCCGAAAAATCCGGCACACAAGCCCAAACGCTAGATTCCGCAAGTATCGCAAACCTCCCACCCCTCATTCAAAAATATTTGGAAACGAGCGGTTACATCGGTAGCCCAAAGCGCTCGCACTTGACCATGGAATACAAAGATGTCGATTTCGGCATGGGCGTAAACAAGCCGCGAATCAAAATCGATTACACGCATGTGGACTTTGCCGATTCACCTGAGAGGCTCGCATTTATCGACAGCAAAATGCTCGGCATTCCGTTCCAAGGCTACGATTACTACATGAACGGCAAAGGCGGCATGAAAGGCGTTCTCGCGAAACTCGTTACGCTATTCGACCAGACCGGCCCTACAATGGACAAGGCTTGCCTCATCACCTATCTCGCCGAAGCATTCTTTTTGCCAGAAGCCCTCTTGAAAGATTTCATCACGTTCAAGCAAGTTGACGACCACACCATCGAAGCGACAATCACAAACAAAGGCGTAACTGCAACCGGAATTTTCCATTTCAATGACGCTTACGAAATGACCTCGTTTACAACAAATGATCGTGGTCAAATTTCACCCGACGGAACCATCGAATACACCCCGTGGGAAGCCCAATGCGAGAACTATAAAACCTATTCCGATGGCATCAAACGCCCCACCGTTTTCCGCGCTGTATGGAAAAACAAAGACAGCGACTTCGTCTATTTCGATGGAGAAATCAGTAAAGTGAACGGAGCTATCCGTCCTTAA
- a CDS encoding PD-(D/E)XK nuclease family transposase, producing MNQFISETLKGKTYIDPRTDTGFKSLFASKDAIKDFVDGILQLKGDDQIKNLNYSFEHTLRFMIPEERKVILDAFATTGSKRFLNIEMQKADHSFFIDRTILYKAFLIIKGKHEMEKSEEFKTLSKEEKEYRRYEIPETISIWICDFELPHRMKNYIDEWAIYSKEMLNSGSVETIFPKNKYIIVCLPKFNKTADEVKDPVDAWLYVLKHAHEGEPLPDFGNGIVNEALNRIRIENLDKTTLTELEREMIAKEEIECRLAGAKIETRYEMIDAMFANPKLTDEDISAISRISLDEIKKRRTQR from the coding sequence ATGAATCAATTTATTTCAGAAACCTTGAAAGGAAAAACCTATATAGATCCGAGAACCGATACGGGATTCAAGAGCTTGTTCGCAAGCAAGGACGCTATCAAGGATTTTGTTGATGGAATCTTGCAGCTGAAGGGGGATGACCAAATCAAGAATTTGAACTATTCGTTTGAACATACGTTACGGTTTATGATTCCTGAAGAACGTAAGGTCATCTTGGATGCGTTCGCAACTACGGGTTCTAAGCGTTTCCTCAATATTGAAATGCAGAAGGCGGATCATAGTTTCTTTATCGACCGCACTATATTGTACAAAGCATTCCTGATCATAAAAGGCAAGCATGAAATGGAAAAATCGGAAGAATTCAAAACGCTCTCAAAAGAAGAGAAGGAGTATCGGCGTTATGAAATACCTGAAACTATATCCATTTGGATTTGCGACTTTGAATTGCCGCATCGCATGAAAAATTACATCGATGAATGGGCTATTTATAGCAAGGAAATGTTGAATAGTGGAAGCGTCGAGACGATTTTTCCTAAAAATAAGTATATTATTGTATGCCTGCCGAAGTTCAATAAGACCGCAGACGAGGTAAAAGATCCTGTTGACGCTTGGCTTTATGTGCTTAAACACGCGCATGAGGGTGAACCGCTCCCTGACTTTGGAAATGGAATCGTCAACGAAGCCTTGAACCGCATCAGAATTGAGAACCTGGATAAAACTACTCTAACCGAACTGGAGCGAGAAATGATTGCAAAAGAAGAAATTGAATGCCGTTTGGCTGGAGCCAAGATTGAAACTCGATATGAAATGATAGATGCTATGTTTGCTAACCCCAAATTGACAGATGAAGATATTTCTGCCATTTCGCGAATTTCTTTGGACGAAATCAAAAAGCGCCGAACTCAACGCTGA
- a CDS encoding DNA methyltransferase, with protein sequence MVNTQKKMNEKEKKAAAKAFAERWTDKGYEKGESQKFWMDLLSSVFGIENFAEFIFFEEQVKERLQDKTITNFIDAYIPSTRVMIEQKSSDKDLRKPIKQSDGRYLTPYQQAKKYVADLPLSQHPKWIVSCNFTEFLIYDMEHPSGEPEQILLKNLGKEYHRLNFLVDARSENIKREVEVSIKAGEIVGKIYDALLPEFGKNPTAADLHALNVLCVRLVFCLYAEDAGIFKKEQFYSYLKSFRAENMRVALRELFRVLDTKPENRDRFMEEKLADFPYVNGSLFHEKEGETIPPISEKTAEIILTHGSLDFDWSEISPTIFGAVFESTLNPATRRSGGMHYTSIENIHKVIDPLFLNDLREELNRIVPSTTKALTKLQQQKLLNLQDKIASLKFLDPACGSGNFLTETYTSLRKLENQILMLLMADNIVLGEIVNPVKVNITQFYGIEINDFAVNVAKTALWIAESQMLKETEIIVRQDIEFLPLTTNATIVEGNALKMDWEYLQENNTEPTLWADKVNVVSPKDIDPKKMILAEPGKHYDAVTVVTEDLHIGKSAEQPHKKNHYDYLISNPPFVGYGLQTKEQKQETLDIFVDKKGKSYSSAGKIDYVANWYFKAAKLIQGTNTKCAFVSTNSITQGEQVAGIWKPLFDRFKLQIDFAYQTFRWDSESEQKAHVHCVIIGFSANNSSQQHPKRIYLANGKINEAKSINPYLMDAPNIFVESRKNPLCNVPLMTTGNRPADGGHLIIEANEYEDFISKEPDAKPFIKRLIGSEEFINNKPRYCLWLVDATPAQIKGMREVYKRVQACKLDRENSPDAGRQKLALRPALFRETNNPENYIIVPATSSEKRTYIPLGFLGKEFIPSNAAVIIPDATLYHFGILTSSVHMAWMRTVSGKLESRYRYSKDIVYNNFPWCNPTDVQKATIENTAQAILDVRAKYPDCSLADLYDDLTMPTDLRKAHSDNDKAVMEAYGFNTKMTEAEIIIELLKKYQELVEKTPKQK encoded by the coding sequence ATGGTTAACACACAGAAAAAGATGAACGAGAAAGAAAAGAAAGCAGCAGCCAAGGCATTTGCAGAACGTTGGACTGATAAAGGATATGAAAAAGGTGAGTCTCAAAAATTCTGGATGGACTTACTTTCAAGCGTTTTTGGCATAGAGAACTTTGCAGAATTCATCTTTTTCGAAGAACAAGTCAAAGAACGTCTCCAAGATAAAACCATCACTAATTTTATAGACGCCTACATTCCTTCGACGCGCGTGATGATCGAACAAAAATCCAGCGACAAGGACTTGCGTAAGCCGATAAAGCAAAGTGACGGCCGATATTTAACGCCTTATCAGCAAGCAAAGAAGTATGTGGCAGATTTGCCGCTGAGCCAGCACCCCAAATGGATTGTCTCATGCAATTTTACGGAATTTCTGATATACGACATGGAGCATCCAAGCGGAGAACCCGAACAGATTTTATTGAAAAATTTGGGTAAAGAATACCACCGCCTAAATTTTTTGGTAGATGCACGCAGTGAAAACATCAAACGTGAAGTCGAAGTTTCTATCAAAGCCGGCGAAATCGTTGGAAAAATTTACGATGCATTATTGCCCGAATTTGGCAAAAACCCAACAGCAGCAGACCTTCACGCACTGAACGTCTTGTGCGTACGTCTCGTCTTTTGCCTTTACGCCGAAGATGCAGGAATTTTCAAAAAAGAGCAATTCTATAGTTATCTTAAGAGTTTCCGCGCCGAAAACATGCGCGTGGCTCTCCGTGAGCTTTTCCGTGTTCTTGATACAAAGCCCGAGAACCGCGACAGATTCATGGAAGAAAAGCTTGCTGATTTTCCATATGTAAATGGTTCGCTATTCCACGAAAAAGAAGGCGAAACAATCCCGCCCATTTCAGAAAAGACTGCCGAAATTATTTTGACACATGGAAGCTTAGACTTTGACTGGTCTGAAATCAGCCCCACGATTTTCGGTGCGGTTTTTGAAAGTACGTTGAACCCCGCAACCCGCAGAAGCGGAGGAATGCACTATACCAGCATCGAAAACATCCATAAAGTCATTGATCCCTTATTTTTGAATGATCTACGGGAAGAGCTCAACAGGATAGTGCCATCCACCACCAAGGCTCTCACCAAGCTGCAACAGCAAAAACTGCTCAATCTGCAAGACAAAATCGCCTCCCTGAAATTCCTCGACCCCGCCTGTGGATCTGGTAACTTCCTTACCGAAACCTACACAAGTCTCCGCAAACTGGAAAACCAAATTCTCATGTTACTCATGGCCGACAATATTGTGTTGGGCGAAATCGTGAACCCCGTAAAGGTAAACATCACGCAGTTCTACGGAATCGAAATCAACGACTTTGCGGTAAACGTGGCTAAGACAGCCCTCTGGATTGCTGAATCGCAAATGCTCAAGGAAACGGAAATTATTGTCCGACAGGATATTGAATTTCTCCCCCTCACCACCAATGCAACCATCGTCGAAGGCAACGCCCTAAAGATGGATTGGGAATATTTGCAAGAAAATAACACAGAACCAACGCTGTGGGCGGATAAAGTCAATGTTGTTTCTCCCAAAGATATTGATCCAAAGAAAATGATTCTTGCAGAACCAGGAAAACACTACGATGCTGTAACTGTTGTAACAGAAGACTTGCACATAGGAAAATCTGCAGAACAACCTCATAAGAAAAATCATTACGATTACTTGATCAGTAATCCCCCATTTGTAGGATACGGTTTACAAACCAAAGAACAAAAACAAGAAACTCTAGACATTTTCGTTGATAAAAAAGGCAAGTCCTACAGTTCAGCTGGCAAAATTGACTATGTTGCCAACTGGTATTTCAAAGCAGCAAAATTGATTCAAGGAACAAATACAAAATGCGCTTTCGTGTCAACAAATAGCATCACACAAGGTGAACAAGTTGCAGGCATTTGGAAACCACTTTTTGACAGGTTTAAGTTACAAATTGATTTTGCTTACCAAACATTCCGTTGGGACAGCGAATCCGAGCAAAAGGCACACGTTCATTGCGTAATTATAGGCTTTTCGGCAAACAACTCCTCTCAGCAACACCCCAAACGCATTTACCTTGCCAACGGAAAAATCAACGAGGCAAAGTCCATCAATCCCTATTTGATGGACGCACCTAACATTTTTGTTGAAAGCCGGAAAAATCCGTTGTGTAACGTTCCTTTAATGACTACAGGCAACCGTCCTGCCGATGGCGGGCACCTTATTATTGAAGCGAATGAATATGAAGATTTCATCAGCAAAGAACCCGATGCAAAGCCTTTCATCAAACGTCTTATCGGTTCTGAAGAGTTCATCAATAACAAACCACGTTACTGTTTATGGCTCGTCGATGCGACTCCTGCGCAAATCAAAGGGATGCGTGAAGTTTACAAGCGCGTTCAGGCTTGCAAACTTGACAGAGAAAATTCACCCGATGCAGGGCGACAGAAACTTGCGTTAAGACCGGCTCTTTTCCGAGAAACAAACAATCCTGAAAACTATATCATTGTACCTGCAACATCTTCAGAAAAAAGAACCTACATTCCGCTAGGTTTTTTAGGAAAAGAGTTTATTCCATCAAATGCAGCCGTAATTATCCCCGATGCAACACTTTATCACTTCGGTATACTCACCTCAAGTGTTCACATGGCATGGATGCGTACCGTTAGCGGTAAACTAGAAAGCCGTTACCGATATAGCAAAGATATCGTTTACAATAACTTTCCATGGTGCAATCCGACAGATGTACAAAAAGCAACAATTGAAAACACAGCACAAGCAATTCTTGACGTACGCGCAAAGTATCCTGACTGCAGTCTTGCCGATCTTTACGATGATTTGACAATGCCCACAGATCTTCGCAAAGCCCACTCAGACAACGATAAGGCCGTTATGGAGGCCTATGGATTCAACACCAAGATGACTGAAGCAGAAATCATAATAGAATTGCTCAAAAAATATCAAGAGCTTGTAGAAAAAACGCCTAAACAGAAATAA
- a CDS encoding outer membrane beta-barrel protein yields the protein MFKKIFMTSLMVASLVFAQEDAFTQNQSASQWESANTSSVQAPVSAPAAKNEDKMFSVSLHPLSLTVLAAFNIPWVFVTVETGFSPANAIISRPNILWADLDGASLFGFGLMEGYRRYFNGEHPKGWYVQPSVEYSYYSGEDKDDKSSVTMKILSFSAAFGYKFMSGSFVFGSDIGVGYSRCTLEGTDLDDDDTADFFFGDGVGVEFNLYLGFAF from the coding sequence ATGTTTAAAAAAATTTTTATGACTTCTCTTATGGTAGCAAGCCTTGTGTTTGCACAAGAAGATGCTTTCACGCAAAATCAGTCTGCTAGCCAATGGGAATCCGCTAATACGTCTAGCGTTCAGGCTCCGGTAAGTGCACCTGCTGCAAAAAATGAAGACAAGATGTTCTCTGTTTCTCTTCATCCGCTTTCTTTGACCGTTTTGGCTGCATTTAACATTCCTTGGGTGTTTGTGACTGTTGAAACCGGTTTTTCTCCGGCAAATGCCATTATCTCTCGTCCGAACATTCTTTGGGCTGATTTAGATGGAGCTAGCCTCTTTGGATTTGGCCTTATGGAAGGTTACCGTCGTTATTTCAACGGTGAACATCCCAAGGGTTGGTATGTTCAACCTTCTGTTGAGTATTCGTACTATTCCGGCGAAGACAAGGACGATAAGTCTAGCGTTACAATGAAAATTCTTTCCTTCTCCGCAGCTTTTGGTTATAAGTTCATGAGCGGTAGCTTCGTATTTGGCTCGGATATTGGTGTTGGGTATAGCCGTTGTACTCTTGAAGGTACTGATCTTGATGATGATGATACGGCCGATTTCTTCTTTGGCGATGGAGTCGGTGTTGAATTCAACCTGTACCTTGGTTTCGCTTTCTAA